The following coding sequences are from one Diabrotica virgifera virgifera chromosome 2, PGI_DIABVI_V3a window:
- the LOC126880598 gene encoding piggyBac transposable element-derived protein 2-like — MAADSSMYVRGRDGKGLLFHELLEALEEENEMPEYISIFPPEEPPDADTDKDSDFSDEEVAGDTNHLPARILRSQVSVKYSHEIKAADDTNNVSQPSTSRQNNISQPCTSKCPKSAKRPRLNPTTWKSNIFEFSSKVPEPDNEYRPNVEDLLKETVKSPIDAFRCYFTQDIIEHIVRETNSYAGQKLVHNLNATSAEILTFVGVMLLSGYHPLPCRRLYWTVDEDVHTPIVSNAMRRNRFDELMSFIHLADNQCNDGTDRMYKIRPLLDMLNSAFKQITPGPTVSVDESMIPYYGRHGSKQFIRGKPIRFGYKLWVAADPSGYIHHVEPYCGSSTRLPQTGLGQGGDVVIGLIDHMQWKKGHRLYFDNLFTSVALLQELSSREIGGTGTLRENRCNASMKLPEKSVWKKKRKR, encoded by the exons ATGGCAGCCGACAGTTCAAT GTATGTACGAGGAAGAGATGGCAAGGGGTTACTTTTTCACGAACTTCTGGAGGCTCTCGAAGAAGAAAATGAAATGCCTGAATATATATCGATTTTTCCTCCCGAAGAACCTCCAGATGCAGATACAGATAAGGATTCTGATTTCTCGGATGAAGAAGTGGCCGGCGATACCAATCATCTTCCAGCTCGTATCCTGCGCTCTCAAGTAAGTGTGAAGTACAGTCATGAAATTAAAGCTGCAGATGATACTAACAACGTTTCCCAACCAAGTACCTCTCGACAGAATAATATTTCTCAACCATGTACCTCCAAATGCCCGAAATCTGCCAAACGACCACGTCTAAATCCAACTACATGGAAatcaaatatttttgaattttcttCGAAGGTTCCTGAACCCGACAACGAATACCGGCCAAATGTAGAGGATCTTTTGAAAGAAACAGTTAAAAGCCCGATTGACGCATTTAGGTGTTACTTTACACAAGATATAATAGAGCACATTGTTCGCGAAACAAACTCTTATGCTGGGCAAAAATTAGTTCATAATCTGAACGCCACTTCGGCAGAAATTTTAACGTTTGTTGGGGTTATGCTCTTATCGGGATATCATCCACTGCCTTGCAGACGGCTTTACTGGACTGTAGATGAAGACGTTCATACACCAATAGTCTCAAATGCAATGAGACGAAATCGTTTTGACGAACTTATGAGTTTCATTCATCTCGCCGATAATCAGTGCAATGACGGTACTGATCGAATGTACAAAATTCGCCCTTTGTTAGATATGCTAAATTCTGCATTCAAGCAAATTACTCCTGGTCCCACTGTTAGCGTCGATGAGAGTATGATTCCGTATTACGGGAGACATGGAAGTAAGCAATTTATAAGGGGTAAACCCATTAGATTTGGGTACAAACTGTGGGTAGCTGCCGATCCTTCGGGTTACATCCATCATGTTGAACCGTATTGTGGCTCTTCCACTCGCCTTCCTCAAACTGGTCTAGGACAAGGTGGTGATGTTGTTATAGGTCTAATTGATCACATGCAATGGAAAAAAGGACACAGACTTTATTTTGACAATCTTTTTACGTCGGTTGCATTGTTGCAAGAATTAAGTTCCAGAGAAATTGGAGGCACAGGAACATTGCGTGAAAATCGCTGTAATGCCTCAATGAAACTGCCAGAAAAAAGTGTgtggaaaaaaaaaagaaagaggtGA
- the LOC126880600 gene encoding zinc finger protein 271-like — MLIHAEGKSLHCGICFKSFFHASDLKRHAITHTAQKPYQCEICFKSFSQNGYLKAHLSYHTGEQLYQCEICSKSFSHPSILNTHKRIHTGEKPFQCEICFKSFSQSGAMKKHMRLHTGEKPYQCEICLKSFSQTGDLERHKQMHTGIKPYECEICFKSFSRNGYLKAHIANHTGEQSIYQCEICLKSFTHASSLRTHMRIHSKENPHQCEVCSKSFAYASFLKVHMRMHSDEKPYQCKMCSQSFSSAGTLKGHIKTHTGERNYRCDICYKSFLKSFDLKRHIVVHSQEKPYQCDICWKSFFRSDSLKKHTRLHTAE, encoded by the coding sequence ATGCTAATCCATGCTGAAGGAAAATCTCTCCATTGCGGAATATGCTTCAAGAGTTTTTTTCATGCAAGTGATTTAAAAAGACATGCGATAACGCACACTGCGCAAAAGCCAtatcagtgtgaaatttgttttaagtcgtTTTCCCAAAATGGCTATTTAAAGGCACATCTCAGTTATCACACTGGAGAACAACTATATCAATGTGAAATATGTTCAAAGTCGTTTTCCCATCCGAGTATTTTAAACACACATAAGAGAATACACACGGGAGAAAAACCGTTTCagtgtgaaatatgttttaaatcGTTCTCTCAATCAGGTGCTATGAAAAAACATATGAGACTACACACTGGAGAGAAACCTTATCAATGTGAAATATGTTTGAAGTCGTTTTCACAAACAGGTGATTTAGAAAGGCATAAGCAAATGCACACTGGGATAAAACCgtatgaatgtgaaatttgctttAAGTCGTTTTCCCGAAATGGTTATTTAAAGGCACATATTGCAAACCACACTGGAGAACAATCGATTtatcagtgtgaaatttgtttgaagtcGTTTACCCATGCAAGTTCTTTGAGAACACATATGAGAATACACTCTAAAGAGAATCCACATCAGTGTGAAGTTTGTTCTAAGTCGTTTGCCTATGCAAGTTTTTTGAAAGTACATATGAGAATGCACTCTGATGAGAAACCTTATCAATGCAAAATGTGTTCGCAGTCGTTTTCATCGGCAGGTACTTTGAAAGGTCATATCAAGACGCACACAGGAGAAAGGAATTATCGCTGTGATATTTGTTATAAGTCGTTCTTAAAAAGCTTTGACTTAAAAAGACATATAGTAGTGCATTCTCAAGAGAAACCATATCAATGTGATATTTGTTGGAAGTCGTTCTTTCGATCAGATTCTTTGAAAAAACATACGAGATTGCACACTGCAGAATAA